The following is a genomic window from Podarcis raffonei isolate rPodRaf1 chromosome 5, rPodRaf1.pri, whole genome shotgun sequence.
aacagtctccacttgtatcaatcctttcaagcaCAGTTTAAGCAAtaaaattagtttcaattttcagttacttttcctcctttttaaacgcagaagaggacaatggaaacaatatatttctcttatttagctagctgtcaacatacgttctgttcacagtcaatgaactctcccaagacgtcaatcttcctggcagcccgtttccaggttcagagcggtggtaatttgattttcatcactctctcctgcagggttACTAGGtccacaatttcccccctcttcccctgcttccaaggggggtttaatgattttaaccgatggaaatttaatcctttacgaaaggctttccaagactttagcttgcagtgtctttgcttcaatctatttacaaaagaggaaggcggacttcctgtttgaaaccttcccgtttcggtgccaaattaaaatgtttaaagatccaattttccgttctactcacgggtagttgtttaaagtccaattgtccacaggaaaaagtcagcgctctccggcaacagcaatgcggcttcactccgtgaaagaagcagtcaattcgaagcaccgcgccactcaccccacgtcgctgtGGATCcctgaaaccgggtttccccgcgagtaggggagacgcaaaaggtgccagccgaatcccaggtccacaggcttctcccgcctgtggtttttagtgggtctccgccttcaccgtggcggccagaccctgatttccacggagcggatcctcccgatcagaggaattccaccattgccggaggcgctaacccagaagtctcgGGATTTCCTAACAACTTTTGGCCCCCATAACAAACCactgctcccagaattctttgtggaaagccatgactgcttaaagtgataTCATAGGGTTTAAAATGCATTATGTAAATGTAGGCCAAGTAGAATGCTTTAAGAATAATGCATCGGTGCCATATTCAGTAATTCAATCTTTGAATGGTGCATTCATAACAAACCCAATCAGTAGCTTTTGGGAGAGTCCTTAGTGCCCCATATCTCCTAATCCACAGTGCACTATATGCAAGAAAGCATGCCCTCTGGCTGTATTATCCACCACCAATTTCACAACTTGTAGTAGAATGCACACTTTGGGGTGTATTAATTTATCTTGCTGTTTGAAGGATACATGGGGAACGCTTACTGCTGCAACATACTGAGAGTCACTGTGAAGTTTATCTTATATTATACATCCGATTTGTGTTTGGGTGCCAAGCTTTGCAGGAATAGCTTCCTTATCTTTGCAAGGGAATAATTACTGCAAATCTCATTTTAAACACTTTCAAGTATCCTTTCTAGGAGCCATTTTCTACAGCCAGATGCAGAAAAGCTTGGAGACCAAAATGGAAGCCACTTCTAGACAATCTGTTTTATTGAGAATCCATCCatgaacagtggtaccttgagttaagaacttaattcgttctggaggtccgttcttaacctgaaactgttcttaaggtaccactgaggtaccactttagctaatggggcctgccgcgccgccaccaggcaatttctgttctcatcctgaagcaaagttcttaacccgaggtactatttctgggttagcggagtctgtaacctgaagcgtctgcaacctgaagcatctgcaacccaaggtaccactgtatgcttgtgGGGAGGGTATAGGATGTCATGTCAAGCAATTGTTATCTCACATTCAAGCATATTTTAGTCCACAGTTTCATTTTGTTGGAAGTGGGTTAGTTGCATCAGAATTCCAAATGGTGCAACCTGGAATTAGCCAGCGTACTGTTCTGTGTAAAGTAGTCAGCAAGCTGCCTCAGTGACCACCAACTTACCGGCATCCATTTCCCAATGTCCCCAGTATGAAGCCACCCATCTCGGTCAATAGCTTCATCAGTTTTCTCTGGATCCTTCAAGTAACCCTTGAATACATTTGGCCCCTTAATGCAAATCTATAGAAGGCACACAAAAATAGGTGTTAGACGCCATCTATTTTAAACTTCAGCTCACAGAAtgctacatcacaaaaaggagcttacctctccttccccattagCTGCAAAGTAGTTCATTTCAGCAACATCGTCAAGTTTTACAACGTTGCAAGCTAGGGGGGGTCCGACGTGACCTAAAGAAGAACACCCATGCAGAAAATTTAGTTTTTTTTCTCGGTACAATCTTCCCTTCTTTCCCTGTCTTGTTTAAAATCGCCAAAATTCCATGGAGGTGCATATGAAGAAGGGCAAAAAGTGGCTGTTGTTATATCAACCCATTCCTTATGCTACCACTTACATATTGAAGTAACTGTTAACTTCCATAATCACCTTTTATAGCGTAAATGGTTATAAAAGTCTCTCCCACCTCCCCAGCAGAAAAGCAAGCTCTGAATAATCAGATTAGAAGTTGTCTTAAGTCTAACTCATCTTGTCAGTATAGCCCATTCTGCTAGTAAACGGAAGGATGTCATATTTAAATGCAGGAGAAGCAAAAAACCtgttgtcctcccccccccccccatatttatgtGATCagttacatagaaagaagaaagcGGCCGGATGAACTGCAAAGCAGCCAGAGAAGCCAAAGGAAAGCTCCCATCTCCCCCTGGCGCACACAAACACAGAAGATACATCTCATCCAATACTACCTTGCCCATCATAAGATGTTTCTTTAACTCATGCTGACCATCTATTATATGCAACTATAAGCCAACTGAAGCCCAAGTCATAGTCTTCAGCCACACTCGGAATTTTAAGAAAGCATACCAGTCGTCCAGTCTCCCGGCAATGAAAATGTGCAGCCACCTGTGCACTCTGTTTGGCCATATGCTTCAAAGATCTGTTTTGGAAGACAAATATTTAATTAGATGGTGCCCTTTAGTTCCAGTTGCAGTTTTGATGGGTTTGTTTTACGACAACATGGAGTCTACAGGAACAATTCAATGAACAAGGCAAGTTCTGTCATGACAGAGATCCACTGAGGTCGGTGGTACTTCCTAGGGGCGTTGCTCAGAAGTGGAGCCTATAGGACTGCATTATTTGTGAAGTGTTTCcataattcctccccccccccccgtttaaatACTTTAATGAAATTCATAGATAACATACACAATATACAAAGATGAAAACTATCATGTACTAATAATCTTATATATGTTTacataaattaaatttaaattaaatttatgcAAGCTCTTTTTTCCTATCTTTTTGCTGACATAGAATAGACTTCCTATCATTTCCCGATGCATATAACCTTTCTGGTGAtgaaggtaaagataaaggtaaagggacccctgacagttaagtccagtcacgaatgactctggggttgcgctttacaggccgagggagccggcgtttgtcctcagacagtttttctgggtcatgtggccagcattactaagccacttctggtgcaagggaacactgaaaccagagcagtgcatggaaatgccgtttaccttcctgctggagagatacctatttatctacttgctctgcatgctttcaaactgctatgttggcaggagctgggaccgaacagcaggagctcaccccgctgcggggccttgaactgccaaccttccaatcggcaagtccaaacggcacagtggtttaaaccacagcgccacctgtgacTTCCTATCATTTCCCAATGCATATAGCCTTTCTGGTGATGAATGTACTTATTACCTTACCCTTTCTGTACTTTAATACTTTCTTACAACAATTAGTACCTTTTTGCTTGTTTCGTATTCTATAGATCTCTTACATATCCCATTTTTTAATCAATGATTGTCTTGTATTACCTCTTAGTCTGTTAGTCAATTGCACCATTTCCACATATTCTAGTAATTCGCACTGCCAATCTGATAAGGTTGGAACATTTTCCAAAGTGTTTCCATAATTTTGCCTACAAAATATACACTCACTATTAAAATCAAAATTATGGAAACACTTCCTCCCCCCATAATTTTCCATAATTTTGATTTTAATAGTGAGTGCATATTTTGTAGGCAAACAAATTGttccattttgtttatttatttatgaagaaGTGTTAATGTGTTTGTTATTTTTGATCTTGTTTTCATGTATTCTCTCATTTTCTGTATATTGCcttctttgttatttttattccatGGTTGCCCTTCTGCGGCACTGAAATATTTGATAAAGAGCAGGTTACAACAAAATTTGCACAGTTCACAACTACATTCATGGCTGACCTTCCAATATCGGTTCATCGCCCAACCAACGGCAGCACTTTTCATTTATCAGGTGCCACAGGAATGCCACTAACAGAACCTTCAAGCTAACTCATTCGCttccttggggtggggtggagaaagccGTGGGGGCTTTGCCCTTACCTGACACCCAAAGGCTGCTCTGAGGAACGCTAGGACAGGTGAAGATATGGGGGCAGCTCCAGTGACTACGATTCGCACCTTCCCACCCAAGATTTCCTgtggagaagggaagagaagaatGTAAGCACAGGCACCCCGGCGAAAGGTATTGTGGCATTGGTTCCGAAGTCTAAAAAGGGGAGCAGGTACCTGAATTTTATTGAAGACTAGCTTGTCCCAGATGCTGGTGTTTCGGATAATGCCTTGCTTCACTTCAGCATGCTTCCTGGCTACAGCAACTTTGAGCAATAACTGCTTGAGGTTTGTTTGGGCACCACTTTGAATCTGCAAGAAATCAGGGCACGGTACTACTAAAGGGGATGTGGGCATCCAGTGACTCTAGATCTAACCTCTTCATTTCTGGTGACCCCATTTCTCTGCCCTTCCCAAACATCCAGCCATTATGCCCCCTAACCTTAAGATGGATTTTAAAGCCATGATGGAACATGGGAGAGTTTAGGAGAAAGCCCTGTGGCATTTTAGGGTGAGCTTGCCATTTCTGGTTTCAGGATTTGGTGGCGTGGGAACTTGGGAAGGTACAAGGATTCTAATCGAACTATTCTATGGAAAAGTTAAACAGAAGCATAATATACCCAGTTGCAATTGTACTTAACAGGATTCAAGTGGAGGCAGCTTTATATTAGGTACAATGTTTACCTTGTCATAGATCCTGTTGAGCAGTCTTGGCACCACTGGGAAGATAGTTGGCTTCAAAGTTTTCATGTCATCTGTTAGAAATTTAATATCTCCTTGGAAGAACCCCACTTTTGCTCCATTGCTGTACATTACGGTCTAAAAAGTAACCATGGAAGACCTTGAATATACTGCAAAAGGTACTAGGATTGAGACCCCACTCCCAATCTGCCAGTTGAACCTCTGCCCATTAAAACATCTAGATATCAGTTGCCTCCATTCATTGATCTTTGTGAACACTgggtatttatttaattaaaagcttAATTAAAGAAAAGCTTTTTCAGAACATAAAAATGGATTGCTGTAAACTGTGTTCCTCAAGCTAAGTTTGAGAGGTGTTTccatgtgtgtacacatacacactccACATCTCAAGATCTTGCTTGCAACATTTATCATGATATACAAGCACACCTTGTTGTCACATTAAGCAGGAAGGACCACAGTCCTTTTGCCAGATGGGTTGCTTACAGAGCCAGCCAGTGGCTAAGCCACTCACGTGCCACTGTTTAACCTTTTGAAGAGACCCAAGAGGCACCAAACAGTTGCTCCGAGTGGCAAGAAGAACTTAGAGAGGGGTTTTACCTGCACTACTCTCTCAAACATGTGAGCTAGAGGAAGGTATGACAGCGATACATCCGATGGCACACAAGGACTTGTCATCTGTAAGAAAAGAAGCAGGTGGTAATGATGCTCCAGTTCTACAAACATGTAGAGTTTGATTGTCGGCCGCCAGACCAACCAAATTAGTCAGCTTGGCCTTTGCATATGGTCACTTACTTCTATAGTCTTCATGAACGCAGCAGCATTGGCAACAATACTTTCATGTGTTAGCATGGCTCCTTTAGGGTTACctacacacataaaaacaaacaaaattgtaGCTCAAACCAGGAATTTAAGAGCTGAACTAAACACTGTTTCAGGCAACCTGAACACCATGAAACAAGAACActcctttcattattattttaaagtatgGACTAAGTGtgaactcaaagcagcttaaaaaaaaacacaacttcatggtttaaaaatcataaaatgcagaataaaaatcTACCCCCAGAGATTTCTTTTTGAGGCAAGCATGCAATACTGCTAACCAGGCCAGTTTTAGCTATTACAGATAGCATGCAATCTTTCTGTCAGAATAAGAGGTATAGAGTCAAGTGCCCCCTGAATTTCTGCATCAAATAACCATTTTTGAAGGCCCAGTGGGAAATCTTCAAAATGATGTTAAGTGCTACTTCTCTTTCCTTGCTTCCCTCCCAAATTGTGTGGCAGTCTTATTCTATGAAGAGCTGTCAACAGTTTCACCTCAATACCATCAGTTTTAATAGGATTTGTGTCTCTTCCTCCCTATAAAAGTATCAAGGGGACACAGAAATTTATTGTTGCCCCCTCTCCACATTCCTTGAGAAGAGTCCAAATTTCACCTTGTGAAACTGAAGTTCCCGTTCAGGCAGCatgaagcaataaaaagaaaaaccaacaggAGTTCTTTGCATACTAAAACACATCAGGAacatattaaggtaaaggtaaagggacccctgaccattaggtccagtcgtgactgactctggggttgcggcgctcatctcgctttattggccgagagagccggcgtacagcttccgggtcatgtggccagcatgactaagccacttctggcgaaccagagcagcgcaaaaaaatgccgtttaccttcccgccagagcggtacctacggtatttatctgcttgcactttgacgtgctttcgaactgctaggttggcaggaacataTTACATGGCATAAATACAAGGATTTGTATGAAAACCCCTCAAATGCTTCTGGCATGAGTGGTTATGGCtggagcttttttgttttgttgttgctgttgttgtttttgtttcagtaaTTGGATGGGCTCCATTATCTCCAACATTTGAGGTGAGTCTTAAAATCTAAAAATAGGATTAGCGTTTGTCCCTTTTGTCACAAAAGATGGTGTCTATTGATGTTCTACCAAGTTATTTACCTGTTGTTCCGCTGGTGAAACAGACTATGGCAAGATCTTCTGGCTTGGGAAGCTGAAATAAGATAACAATTGAGTCCAAAATGGGTTCAAGCTTTTAAAATCACACATGGTAGTAAATAGACCTCATTGGTTGAGTAAAATAGAGGATGAGTACTTACAACTGGTCTGCTGAAATTGTGTTTTCCTAGCATCTGTAGGAAAACAAGCAAGAGCAATTAAGCAGTGCCACTAAAGAATGGGGCAGTTGTGGTGGACAGTGGTGATAACTATTACAGGGTAGCTCAAGAAGTAGATGTTCTGAAGTGGTTTGAGGGGGGGAAGTATGAAATGATGGTTCTGAAGTGGTTTGTGGGGGGGGAGTATGAaatgagttgtaggccaaaaacatctggagggctgaggttgaggaagcctgctttaaccTTTCTCAAGAGTAGACTTGTCAAGCAAAAGGGACCCCGTACCTCAATTTCTTGTAATGAAAAGATTTCAACTCCCAGGGAAGCTCCTTTTTCCTTTAATGTGCCATCAAAAGGATCCATCAGAATTATCATCTTCAGTCCTGGTGTCTTCTTTTGTTCACAGTTCTCAAGTATCACTTGTGCTTTCTCGGGTTTGTCACATATCACTGTAGCAATGTCAGCTAAAGGAACACACATAACACTTGACAACCTCCATCACTGGACTCAAGTTACACAGAACACACAAGCAGCACCAGCTTGCTGAAGCAGACATCTCCACATACCCATTTCATGTGGCAATCATTTAAGAAGTGGAAAGTGGAAATAATGCATTGAGTGCAAGCACTCTGTGTGCCAGAAGCTTCTGGGAGCTGCAAGGAATGATAGCCTAACTGCAAGCCACACCTGGCAGGCACAGCTATCAAGACACAGACACTTAAATTTACTGTGAGGAGTATAGGCCTCTTAATTGGGCTTTAGAGCCTGTTAAGTATactacatcattattattattcctgccgcTTGTACTAGCTTGTAAAAACACTTTGAGCAAGCATGTTGCATGCAAATGCCAAATGTCTCTTTAACCCAAACAGTTGCTTTGGGAGGGAGCATTTGGGATTCTAGGAGAATTTAGGGCATTTACTCCTTTATCCATCATGTATGTTTGAAAGCAAGCTTTTGTCTACAGGTTTCATGATCTACAACACCATGCATTTCACTGAAAGGAAAGagctgttgtgggggggggggaagtaaagGAAAACATCTTCCACTGTTGTTTCCGACTGAGGTCAAGCAACTTAATTACCGGTAAGTAAGGCTACCATTGCATGGTTTGTGTAGCTTGGATCATAGCTGCTATAATTGGAAGTCATGCTATACTAATGGAGTACAATTAAATGAGCACCCAACTTGTCCAGACTAGTACAAAAAGTCCACTACTATTCTGCTACCCAAGAGACATAACTTTTCGGAGAATTAAACTCAACAAGGTTTCCTGTTAGGATTTTAAACTTGTGGCTTTCTCTCTTGTGAAAAGCATTGGGTGCTTTATAACAATTGCAGTAAAAACACTGGATAGCTGTATTTCATTCCACTTGTGATTTTAACACTGACAGAGATTTTATCTCCAGACATTTCCAAGAGTTTCATTCAAAGAAGCTGCAACTCTTTGCATTCAAAAAGTTGGTTTCAAAGAAGTGAGCAAAATAAACTTTGAGGAAGTTCAAAGCTTAgtaactgaaatacagtggtacctcgggttaagtacttaattcgttccggaggtccattcttaacctgaaactgttcttaacctgaagcaccactttagctaatggggcctcctgctgctgccgcgccgctggagcacgatttctgttctcatcctgaagcaacgttcttaacctgaagcactatttctggcttagcagagtctgtaacctgaagcatatgtaacctgaagcgtatgtaacacaaggtaccactgtaccagcaatGGAGTGTATGATCCTCACctgtatttttttgtgtgtgtctgcaaATTGAGTTTAATGGCCACTATTTTCATTTCAATAATGCCTTTTTTTTTCTAGGATAGCATAAACGTAACTATAGAAGGGGGGGGTGTCTTCTATTTAAGCATTTTGAAGCCAAGATGAGACTAGTTGCAAGCAATTGCATTGTTTCATTGCTTTACAGAAATAAATACCCTGTTACCACCCCTGCGTAGTCTTCTGAAGACAGATTATGTTCAACACTGTCAAAAGTATCTTCTAAGAGGCAAACTCTGACTATTTGTCAAACAGCCTGAAGAAGTTTTCCAAAGGCAGGCTCAGAAAACCCCACCTCAAGAAGGAGCAGGACCAAAAATCTGATCAGGGACTTAAAGTTGGTTGAGAAATGCTTTGCTCCTCTACTTAAGCAAGGTTTTTGTCTCATGGGGATTCCAGGGCTTTTTGCGGTCAAAGATCCAGCATACCGACAGCTGTACTGACAGAACAGAGCTTCAGCTACTAAAGCTCTTTCATTTGGCTCTATTCAAAGCAACATTGTTATGTCacattgaacaggactggaattacagaggaggaggaggaggagaggtcagTTCCATTAATGACACACAGGGTTACCTGCTCCCCCATCCTCAGATTTTACACCTGTCTTTTACTTGCCCCTCTCCAGACTAACAAAGCAGGGGATAATTTTTCTGAGTCATTTCTGCCTTTTAAGAAGAATTTGGGTCATATTAACTCAAACAGGAGGGGTATTCTTGGAACTTTTGTCCCTCTATTTGAGGACCAAATTTCACTTTATAGCAGTCACTTGTCAAGAAAATAACGCGCACCCCCCATATAAATAAAAAGTAGAACAATGTATTTCATGGCCAGAGAAAACAGCTTACCTTTGTTAATAATGTACACAATTGCATCAGGTCCCAGAGTGTCATAAAGGGGAACTGCAACCATTGAGTAAGTGTAGCAGGCAAGCTCAGAGATCACCCACTACAGGAGAAAAGAATGGAAAAACACATAAGCATTGTGTGGCAATATATAAAACAGCATGTTTAAGAATCAGGTATATTCTAGTAATCCTCCCATTAGAGCTTCAGGTGTTAATTGTGTTGAGCTTGTGAACTTGCAGGCTTGCACCTGGCAGGAACTATATATGACACATCTATTCCAATGAGCACGATTAGTCAAGGAAGCTTGATTTTATCAGCCAAACTGCAGAAGCAATTGTGGCAGATACGCAAGCCATtgtgcaaattggggggggggggctcattagGAAATTGTGAACACATCACGTATTAATTCCAGCAAGACAGGCAACATGCCAAAGCTGCTCCCAACACCAGACCAGAACATGGATACAACATGAACAGGCAGCAGGTCCATTcacttcttctgctgcttccaaACAATATCAAAAGTGTGCAAATTTAGGAATGGTTTTACCAGAATACTACGGCCAACTAGGATTCTCACAAGTTACCTCTGGTCTATTCTGAGCAAAGATGCCAATGAACTGATCTCCTGAGGGTTTACATCCTTTGTGTAGAAGACCTGATCCCAGGTGTTCAGCTCTGTCCAGCACCTGGAAATATCAAGGAGAGTTAACTTGACATTATTGGCAAGGGATTTAGGTCAATTTTCCAGTTGGTGTTTTAACCAACCTGTTGGTAAGACAGCCACTGAAAAGGTTTCTTTGGTTTTCTGTATCCTAAGCAAGGGCCATTTTCTGCAAGGAAAAAAAATGAGATTATGAATATGCCAGCATAGTAGAAGGGTCTTCAAGTGAACTGAAGGATACCGAACAAGAATCCACAGCTTTTAGGCATCCCTGATTTGCTGACATTGTCAGCCGGATTTGTTGCCTAGATGCTAAATTATGTCTTTAGTTTGCAAGATCTTGAGCAACTGAACACTTTTCTGCATTAGAGGATTCTAGGCAGCTTTGTGAAGATGCATTCCCATTCAttgtattttccttcctttaatatTAGATGTGGTttacagtttaaaaataataatacttgaaCAGAAAATCAAGCAAATTTCAAGAAACATTAGAATGCCTTCTTACAGGAAAGTTTGAAATACTTTTCTTATATAGCATTCACATATTACTGTGATATGTAGATCCCCCTCATCAAAATAGCATCAGAAGCTGGCTAAGGACCAAAGCACATGTGATGCAAGAGATTCAGACTGGATTTCTTATTTGGACAACACAGGTTCTTGGGCTCCAAGTCTGAAATTGATCAGTGCAGCAGTGTTGGCAGTAGAATTATACAAATACAAGACACTGTACCCGTCTATCTCCCTTTCTTACAAGAGGTCAAAACAAGGGGGGCTGGGCAGTTCAGATCAATAATTCCTAGTGGTTGCTGCTCTGACAAAGTTTGGATGCCTTACACTGgcttctttttaaagaagtgttCTCTTCTTAATTCGGGATATCAAGTCATTGATCTACCACATTATATGGTTTGGCCTCAAGCATTATGCTCCAACCTCATGAAAATGAAAGTCAGACTTTCAATTTCACACCATTCGTTTCCACACCAATTATAAGGAGCCCTGCAATATTTGTGGTGTTAGaggatttgtttttatattcaaGTCATCTCTAAAGCAAGCCAGCCATTTTTGAAGAATATCCTCAGTAGGCAATCACTGTGGGTAGAAACGGATGCTCATATCAAGGACCATAAACACACAGAAAGACTGCCATGAATCCATATTCCCATATGGAAAgcccagtgttatttttctagaaaaagaagtggtGGAACTCACCACCACCgtctcccttattctcttataatggcaatgacactCACTTGAGtggtaccagaactgagttcctgaaAGTTCCACCTGGAAAAGCCTCTGCAAAAAA
Proteins encoded in this region:
- the ACSL5 gene encoding long-chain-fatty-acid--CoA ligase 5; translation: MIWILQFLFSPLPTPALIGLVTFGTTVFLWLITKPKPIAAPVDLKKQSVGTEGGARRSALMPDGKLLSYYHEDARTLYESFRRGRYVSENGPCLGYRKPKKPFQWLSYQQVLDRAEHLGSGLLHKGCKPSGDQFIGIFAQNRPEWVISELACYTYSMVAVPLYDTLGPDAIVYIINKADIATVICDKPEKAQVILENCEQKKTPGLKMIILMDPFDGTLKEKGASLGVEIFSLQEIEMLGKHNFSRPVLPKPEDLAIVCFTSGTTGNPKGAMLTHESIVANAAAFMKTIEMTSPCVPSDVSLSYLPLAHMFERVVQTVMYSNGAKVGFFQGDIKFLTDDMKTLKPTIFPVVPRLLNRIYDKIQSGAQTNLKQLLLKVAVARKHAEVKQGIIRNTSIWDKLVFNKIQEILGGKVRIVVTGAAPISSPVLAFLRAAFGCQIFEAYGQTECTGGCTFSLPGDWTTGHVGPPLACNVVKLDDVAEMNYFAANGEGEICIKGPNVFKGYLKDPEKTDEAIDRDGWLHTGDIGKWMPSGALKIIDRKKNIFKLAQGEYIAPEKIENIYLRSAPVAQVFVHGDSLQSFLVSVVVPDPETLPEFAAKLGVKGSFEELCKNTVVKKAVLSDITRLGKEAGLKSFEQVKDLYLHPEMLTVENGLLTPTLKAKRAEVSKFFRSQIDAIYAANM